One Fundidesulfovibrio putealis DSM 16056 genomic window carries:
- a CDS encoding sigma-54 interaction domain-containing protein, which produces MSKTSTIRMLVVGPTPRLGLFLKSMEDIPGVEVAGILDSSSDPQGLAMAKRLKLPIYARQSDCKELASLRAMVIFNAQSLSMVDMKALPEGVAVLRGASLKLVRRLAGALKKSIVFRDKFQTVKQTYGQWLHTAEDLVGKSEHIQEVKGLVRKVAPTPTPVLLLGETGTGKDLVARAIHHHSALKNKPFIAVNCTALTGTLMESELFGYKKGAFTGADEDRKGLLEEADGGSLFLDEIGDMPLELQSKLLRFLQTGEVRRVGSTQNKVVSVRVIAATNRDMEQATAENSFRRDLYYRFNTFTIRLNPLRERCMDIPYLAYHFLTKAEAKLNKKMQGISDDAMACLTRYHWPGNVRELSNVMERAVILSQGEIIEPVDLPQQVYAPGSPLPQMHSTPCPTGDVACENGFASSKDRIMANFERKELLHYLKNAQGNVSEACRLSGIPRRTFYRKMRKYGL; this is translated from the coding sequence ATGAGCAAAACTAGCACAATCCGCATGTTGGTTGTGGGCCCTACCCCCAGGCTTGGTTTGTTTCTGAAGAGCATGGAGGACATCCCCGGCGTGGAGGTGGCGGGCATTCTGGACTCCAGTTCCGATCCGCAGGGCCTCGCCATGGCTAAACGCCTGAAGCTTCCCATCTATGCACGCCAGAGCGATTGCAAGGAACTGGCTTCACTGCGGGCCATGGTCATCTTCAACGCCCAATCTTTATCAATGGTGGACATGAAGGCCTTGCCTGAAGGGGTTGCAGTGCTCCGGGGTGCAAGTCTCAAACTGGTCAGGCGGTTGGCCGGGGCATTGAAAAAATCCATCGTCTTCCGCGACAAGTTCCAGACCGTGAAGCAGACCTACGGCCAATGGCTGCACACTGCAGAGGACTTGGTTGGAAAGTCTGAACACATTCAGGAAGTCAAGGGACTGGTGCGCAAGGTGGCCCCCACCCCGACTCCCGTGCTGCTGCTTGGCGAGACCGGCACCGGTAAGGATTTAGTGGCGCGAGCCATCCACCACCATAGTGCCCTCAAGAATAAGCCCTTCATTGCGGTCAACTGCACTGCGCTCACCGGGACGCTCATGGAGAGCGAACTGTTTGGCTATAAAAAGGGGGCCTTTACTGGCGCGGACGAAGACCGCAAGGGTTTGCTGGAGGAAGCAGATGGCGGCTCGCTGTTTTTGGACGAAATCGGGGATATGCCCCTGGAGTTACAGTCTAAATTGTTGCGATTCCTGCAAACTGGCGAAGTGCGCCGAGTGGGTTCGACACAGAATAAAGTGGTGAGCGTCCGGGTCATCGCCGCCACCAATCGGGACATGGAGCAAGCCACGGCCGAAAACAGCTTTCGACGCGACCTCTACTACCGCTTCAACACCTTCACCATCCGCCTTAACCCTCTGCGGGAGAGGTGCATGGATATTCCCTATCTGGCCTACCATTTTCTCACCAAGGCAGAGGCCAAACTCAACAAGAAAATGCAGGGCATAAGCGACGATGCCATGGCCTGCCTGACCCGCTACCATTGGCCTGGTAACGTGCGAGAGCTTTCCAACGTCATGGAGCGGGCGGTGATCTTGAGCCAGGGAGAAATCATTGAGCCTGTGGATCTGCCCCAGCAGGTCTACGCGCCAGGCTCGCCCCTGCCGCAGATGCATTCAACCCCGTGTCCGACTGGAGACGTTGCCTGCGAAAACGGTTTCGCATCCTCAAAGGATCGCATCATGGCCAATTTCGAGCGCAAGGAACTGCTGCACTACTTAAAGAATGCCCAGGGCAACGTCAGTGAAGCCTGCCGTCTCTCCGGCATTCCCCGCCGGACCTTCTACCGCAAGATGCGCAAATACGGGCTGTAA
- the rpe gene encoding ribulose-phosphate 3-epimerase, with amino-acid sequence MQPDATGLILSPSLLSCDFSRLGEELAALESAGLSWVHWDVMDGHFVPNITFGPGVIAKCRKNSGLFFDVHLMISSPDTYIKEFVDAGADLVCVHAEACTHLERTVSEITRMGAKPAVALNPHTPLAVVEYLLPQLFMVLIMSVNPGFGGQRFIPFSLGKIRALRRMIDGLDSKAIIQVDGGVTLENSRELLEAGATALVSGSAFFSNPPYAERHAAFKSACARN; translated from the coding sequence ATGCAACCTGACGCAACCGGCCTCATCCTGTCCCCGTCACTTCTTTCCTGCGACTTCAGCCGCCTGGGCGAAGAGTTAGCAGCCCTAGAAAGTGCTGGCCTCTCCTGGGTTCATTGGGATGTCATGGATGGTCATTTTGTTCCAAACATCACCTTCGGTCCAGGGGTCATCGCCAAGTGCCGCAAAAACAGCGGGTTGTTCTTCGACGTGCACCTGATGATTTCGAGTCCTGACACATACATCAAGGAATTCGTTGATGCCGGGGCCGACCTCGTGTGCGTACACGCCGAAGCCTGCACCCACCTGGAGAGGACCGTAAGCGAGATCACACGGATGGGGGCCAAGCCAGCCGTGGCCCTAAACCCCCACACCCCCTTGGCCGTGGTTGAATACCTGCTCCCGCAATTGTTCATGGTGCTCATCATGAGTGTCAACCCCGGCTTTGGTGGTCAACGCTTCATCCCTTTCAGCTTGGGAAAAATCCGGGCCTTGCGGCGGATGATCGATGGGCTCGACTCCAAGGCCATCATCCAGGTGGACGGCGGCGTCACCCTGGAGAACTCCCGCGAGCTGCTGGAGGCCGGGGCGACAGCCCTGGTTTCCGGGTCTGCCTTCTTCAGCAATCCTCCCTATGCAGAGCGCCACGCTGCATTTAAGAGCGCCTGCGCACGGAACTGA
- the gap gene encoding type I glyceraldehyde-3-phosphate dehydrogenase, which produces MAVKIGINGFGRIGRYMTRILANDPNIIVTAINARAENQDLARLLKYDSIHRTFAGDVDSDQAGLIVNGRHIAITREEPDTWRWGEMGVDIVIESTGRFTERSQAARHLACGAKKVLISAPGKQADATIVMGVNQDIYDPGNHHVVSAASCTTNCLAPVAKVLNDSFGLNRGLMTTIHSYTMSQRILDGSHKDPRRARAAAASMIPTTTGAARAVALVIPELAGKLDGMAVRVPTPNVSLVDFTCELDRRATSNEINAVFKECANDSMGYSDDPLVSIDYLGSTHGGVVDSLCTTVMDNTLAKVIVWYDNEAGFTNQLVRLAKLMAADFN; this is translated from the coding sequence GTGGCTGTCAAGATCGGCATCAATGGCTTCGGCAGAATCGGCAGGTACATGACCAGAATCCTGGCTAACGACCCGAATATAATCGTGACCGCCATCAACGCCCGTGCAGAAAACCAGGACCTGGCCCGGTTGCTCAAGTATGACTCGATCCACCGCACCTTTGCGGGTGATGTGGATTCCGACCAGGCAGGACTCATTGTCAACGGCAGGCACATCGCCATCACCAGAGAAGAACCCGACACATGGCGCTGGGGCGAGATGGGCGTGGATATCGTCATCGAGTCCACCGGAAGATTCACCGAACGAAGCCAGGCCGCCAGGCACTTGGCCTGCGGGGCCAAGAAGGTGCTCATCAGCGCGCCAGGGAAACAAGCCGACGCCACCATTGTCATGGGCGTGAATCAGGACATCTACGACCCTGGCAATCACCATGTGGTTTCCGCAGCCTCCTGCACCACCAACTGCCTGGCTCCGGTGGCCAAGGTGTTAAACGACAGCTTTGGCCTCAATCGCGGCCTGATGACCACCATCCATTCCTACACCATGAGCCAGCGCATCCTGGACGGCTCCCACAAGGACCCGCGCCGTGCCAGGGCCGCTGCCGCGTCCATGATCCCGACGACGACCGGTGCAGCCAGGGCCGTGGCCCTGGTCATCCCGGAACTGGCGGGGAAGCTCGACGGCATGGCCGTGCGCGTGCCCACGCCCAACGTCTCTCTGGTGGACTTCACCTGCGAACTGGACAGACGTGCCACGTCCAACGAGATCAACGCCGTTTTCAAGGAGTGCGCCAACGACTCCATGGGTTACTCGGACGACCCCCTGGTTTCAATCGACTATCTAGGTTCAACCCACGGGGGGGTGGTGGACAGTTTATGCACCACAGTCATGGACAACACCCTGGCCAAAGTCATCGTCTGGTACGACAACGAGGCGGGATTTACCAACCAGCTTGTGCGGCTGGCCAAGCTGATGGCAGCTGACTTCAATTAG
- the fba gene encoding class II fructose-bisphosphate aldolase (catalyzes the reversible aldol condensation of dihydroxyacetonephosphate and glyceraldehyde 3-phosphate in the Calvin cycle, glycolysis, and/or gluconeogenesis) produces the protein MSLISLRQLLDHAAENGYGVPAFNVNNMEQIRAIMEAAHETGSPVILQSSAGARRYAGQNFLRHLIAAALEEWPSIPLCLHQDHGATPGVCVSSIQAGFSSVMMDGSLLADAKTPSDYEYNVRVTSQVVEMSHACGVSVEGELGVLGSLETGIAGKEDGVGAEGKLTREQLLTDPEQAADFVARTGVDALAIAIGTSHGAYKFSSPPTGAVLDVDRIKTIHARLPNTHLVMHGSSSVPQEWLKAINENGGQLSETYGVPIHEIQEGIRFGVRKVNIDTDLRLAATGAVREHLTRNPSDFDPRKFLAAATKAMKEVCRNRFLSFGTAGWASAIKPETLETMASRYAAGRYATV, from the coding sequence ATGTCCTTAATCTCCCTGCGCCAGCTGTTGGATCACGCTGCTGAGAACGGCTATGGAGTGCCCGCCTTCAACGTCAACAACATGGAACAGATACGGGCCATTATGGAAGCCGCTCATGAAACAGGCAGTCCGGTAATCCTGCAAAGCTCGGCCGGGGCCCGGAGGTACGCCGGACAGAATTTCCTGCGCCATCTTATTGCCGCAGCCTTGGAAGAATGGCCTTCCATTCCTCTCTGCTTGCACCAGGACCATGGAGCCACCCCTGGCGTGTGTGTCTCTTCCATCCAGGCAGGCTTCAGTTCGGTGATGATGGACGGCTCCCTGCTGGCCGATGCAAAGACACCTTCAGACTATGAATACAACGTCCGTGTCACCTCTCAGGTTGTGGAAATGTCCCACGCCTGCGGCGTTTCGGTGGAGGGAGAACTTGGTGTTCTCGGTTCTTTGGAAACCGGCATTGCAGGCAAGGAGGATGGCGTCGGAGCCGAAGGAAAGCTTACCCGCGAGCAACTGCTCACCGACCCGGAGCAGGCCGCTGATTTCGTTGCTCGCACTGGGGTGGACGCCCTGGCCATAGCCATTGGGACAAGCCACGGAGCATATAAGTTTTCAAGCCCCCCCACCGGCGCGGTGCTGGATGTGGACCGCATCAAGACCATCCATGCCCGCCTGCCCAACACCCACTTGGTCATGCACGGTTCGTCTTCAGTTCCCCAGGAATGGCTCAAGGCCATCAACGAAAACGGCGGCCAACTGTCTGAAACCTACGGGGTTCCTATCCATGAAATCCAGGAGGGGATTCGCTTCGGTGTACGCAAGGTGAACATAGACACCGACCTGCGCTTGGCTGCGACAGGAGCCGTGCGCGAGCATCTCACACGGAATCCCTCGGATTTTGATCCCCGCAAGTTTCTTGCCGCAGCCACCAAAGCCATGAAGGAAGTCTGCCGGAATCGTTTTCTTTCATTCGGCACAGCTGGCTGGGCCTCGGCCATAAAGCCTGAAACGCTCGAAACCATGGCCAGCCGCTATGCCGCTGGCCGCTATGCAACTGTCTAA
- a CDS encoding 4Fe-4S dicluster domain-containing protein: protein MTRLGNGSLLINEELCIGCECCQAVCRFLYNTPRVRLARQPDGRMIPYYCRHCDRPACIRVCPQGAITKESDGRVRLNSLACGYCREKPCLLACRHGGLFCAEADLPVTKCDLCAHRRAEGLPPACAAICPVGAILT from the coding sequence ATGACGCGCCTGGGGAATGGCAGCCTGCTCATCAACGAGGAACTCTGCATCGGCTGCGAGTGTTGTCAGGCGGTGTGCCGTTTTCTCTACAACACCCCGAGAGTTCGACTGGCCCGACAGCCAGATGGCCGGATGATTCCCTATTATTGCCGTCATTGTGATCGGCCTGCCTGCATCAGAGTCTGCCCCCAAGGGGCGATTACCAAAGAGAGCGACGGCAGGGTGCGCTTGAACAGTCTTGCCTGCGGGTATTGCCGGGAAAAACCGTGCCTGCTGGCTTGCCGCCACGGGGGGCTGTTTTGCGCCGAGGCGGACCTCCCAGTCACCAAATGCGACCTTTGCGCCCATCGCAGAGCAGAAGGGCTGCCCCCAGCCTGTGCGGCCATCTGTCCTGTCGGAGCAATACTCACCTAA